CTGCACCTCGGCGAGACGGCCTTGTGGCCCGCCCGGTCCGGGGCGACCGTGCACATCCACGATCTGCTGCCGCTGACGCTCGCATTCACGCACACCCGCCTGAGCGGCCCGCTGCTGCTCACGGTGGAGGACCTGGAAGTCCTGCTGGGTGACGCGGTCGCCCCGGACCGGGCGGCAACTCGCGGCCCGGGAGCGGCGCGCGGCCATGTACGGATGACACAGCGGGAGGAGGCCGGCGGGTCTTCTCCCCTCTTTTCTGTTGGTGCCTCACGCATGACGCTCCGGCAGGTATTCAGGTCCATCGGCCGGCCGACCTGATCCGCCGCGCCGTCGGTACCTGACCATGGATGACGGGGCGGGACTACGGCGGCCTCGCCCCCTGCTTCTTCCAGGCACCGCGGCAGTTTTCACCTTATATACATGGGCTCTCAGCGGATGCTTGATGCGTCGGCGGTTTTGCTTGTGCCAGACGGACAATTCCGGCAGTGCGATCGGGCCGGCTTACGAGGCGTTCCTGACAGGCGGTCACGCATCGTCAGCTGCCAACTTGGGGAAAGAACTGAAGGTGGGCGAAACCCAGTTACGACACGGGCACGGAACTGACCCACCCCTCCGGCCTCCGGCACGGGGGGTGCAAAGAAAGGGCGTGAAAGCGCGCAAACCAAGTAGGTCCAGACAGGGCCCGCGCTGGCACCCTGCACCACGCAGGTGGACCCGATCAGGTTCTGCAGGGAACCCTCTTGGATTCCAGGCACCCGTCGGGCATGGAGCACACATGACCATACAGATCTACTGGCTCACGCCGCACGACCAACGGGATTACCGTCCCGATCACCTGACGGAGGCTGAGCGCCTGGCAGAGGTGGAACTGCTTACTGCGGTCGATCTCGCGGAACGCCGCTGGCTATCGGCACTGGGGACTGACGACATTCCCTCCGATCCGACCCCCATTCAGGCCGCTGCCCTGTGGGCCGAATCCGAGGCTGGGGAGCAGGCACTCGCGCAGGTGCCAGGCGGCTTGCTCTTCGCTGCGCTCGGGTGGCGCCCGTTGCGATTCACCCCGGATGCCCGTCAGTGCCACGTCGAAGGGCTGCCGATGCCGTTGGAGGTGGTGGGCATGGGTGGGGGCAGTGGCCCCCTGGATTACGGCGTGGTGGTGGTGTCCTGGCACAACGAGGCACAGGCGACGCTGGACGTCCGGTTTATCCCTGTGCCGCCTGAGTTCAGCGACGACGGCGAGGACGACGACGAGTGGAGCACCTGGAGCGAGGACCGATTCTCGGCCGACGCCCCTGCCTGACCGTCGGCTGAGCCGCTCGATTCCGACGTCCCCGGCCACACCGCACCATCTCCTCAGGACCACACATCTCACATGATCCGTTCCGGCCCAGGAGGCCGGTTTGCCATGACACACCAACACCCCCGTTCCACCCCCCGTCCCGACCGCGCACTTGTCCGCCTGGCCACTGCTCTGCATCCGACCCCGGCTCAGGCAGCGTCGTTGGCGCACCTGGAGGCTGTCGCCCAGGCGTGCCAGTCGCACATGCTCGCCTGGTACCGCCATGGTGGCCTGGCGGATCCCGCCTCTCCCCTGTCGGCCCCCAGTCCACGGTCCCGGGTCACGGTCCCGGAAATTTCCATCGATGACCTCGCTGGTGTCTGCAGCGCATTCTTCCCGGGCGTCAGTCCCTCCCTCGTGCGGGGCGTCGCCTCCCAGGTGCACAGGGCGACCAGCCGGTACCATGGGCGGACGGTCCCTGCCGAGACACTACAAACAGGATTCCAGCATGTTCACGTTCCACTGGACGCGGGCATCCAGGCGACCGGACCGGACCGGGTATGGATCGACGGCCTGGACACGGCGGTGGTGGCGGATCTGTGGCAGTTGCCAATGGGACTGACGGGCGCGCTGGTGAGCGCGGGGCAGGCCTTCCGGCACGGCACTGAGCGGGAGGTCAGCACGATGCTTAGGGCCGCTTCCGACGGGTACAGGCCTGCGCTCTCGGATCTGGATGTCACGTTGCGCCGCTATGGGGCGCTGCTCGGAGTCGACGAGCCGCGGGTGCCTGGCGGTCCCGCGGTGCCGGCGCGGGCCGATCACGCCACGTTGCGGCGGGTGACCCGGCCGGACGGCACGCCCGGGTGGACAGTGACCTGGTCGGTGCGCATTCCGCATGGGTGGCTGCCCGCGGCGAATGTGGCAGACGCTGTCGGGGTGGACGTGGGTCTCCGGCGAGTGCTGACTGCAGCGAGTGGCGGGGGGCGCTGGATGGTGGAGGGACATCCGGCCATCGACCTGAACCTGGCGTTTGTGTCCGCATCGACGTCGGCCCTGGTCCGGCGGTCTGTGTTCGAGCGGCAGGCAGCGGAGCTCGATGAGGTCCTGAAGGTCGTGCTGGCCCACGAGGTGGTTGGGGTGGAACGCACGAACTGGACGAGAATGAGTGGGCGTGTGGACGGCCGCGAGCGGGTGACGCGCATGATGCTGACGGGCGCGACCGCGGTTCTGGATTGGGTGCGGGCGCTGTCGCCAGTGTCGGGTTCACGGGTGGTGGAGGTATCGCCCACGGGTTCGTCGTGTACCTGCAGCGCGTGTGACCAATCGGGCACGGTCACCGAATGGCAGTTCACCTGCGGGACCTGCACGCACTCCGATGACGCGGACGTGAATGCCGCCCGCTATATGCGCCGCCGCGCCCTGGAGGAGGCCGGGTCGTGACGGACAGGCCGGTCCTGCCGCCCGGGTGGCCGCCTGCGTTGCGGGGCGTGCGGCGGTTCCTGCCGTGGCAGGGCCGGGTGCGTCCCTCAGGCCGCCTCGCGAAGGTCCCGGTTGGTTGGAATGGGGTCGGGTGGGTGGCGGTGGACGCCCGTGACCCGGCGCACTGGCAGGGCGTGGAAGGGGCCGCCGCGCTGGTCCGGTCGGGGCGGGCCAGCGGGGTTGGCCTGTGTCTGACGCCGGACCTCGGGTGGGTGGGGGTGGATCTCGATCACTGCCGGTCCCCGGAGGGGGAGTTGACGCCGGAAGCGCTGCAGATCATGGCAGACCTGCCGGGCACGTACGTGGAGACCAGCCCATCTGGGAAGGGCGTCCACCTGCTGGTGCCGGGAACGCTTCCGGACGGCTGGCGGCGGGCTCCGGGCGTCGATCTCGTGCACAACGGGTTTCTGACGGTGACTGGTGAGGAGCTCCGTGCCGGGGTGGTGGGCGCTGCGGTGGACCTCGCGGGATGGCATGCGCGTCACGCCCCGGTGCAGTTGGCCGTGGTGGGGCGGCCTGCGGCGCGGCGGCGCGCTCCGGTCGCTCACCCTGAGGCCCTGTTGCGCCGGGCGTCCCGGGCCAGGAACGGGGCGAGGTTCGGGGCGTTGTGGGCGGGCGGCCGGTGTGGGTATCCGTCACGGTCCGAGGGCGACCTGGCGCTGATGATGATGCTCCTGTACTGGCTCGGCGATCCACCGGAGGACACCGGGGTGGTGGAGTGCTTCCTGGCGTCGGGGCGCGCTCGGGCTGGGCTGACGCCCGCGTATCTGTCCCGAACGCTGGCCACAGCCCGGGCGTACCGGGCGGGCAGGGCCAGCCGGCCGGGCTGATTCGGGGGCTGGCAGAAACTGGGAATGGGGAGGCGGTGCCCGGCATGCCGGGCACCGCCTCTTCCTTTGTGTCTCAGGTGCTGGCCGTTGCTGTTTTGGGCTGGCGGGCGAGGGTGACGGTGAAGGTCGCGCCGGCCGCGCCGGCCCGCAGGGCGAGGGGGGTGATCTCGTCCAGCCAGGCGAGTTCGCCTGGGGCGAGGGCGAGGTGCTCGTCGGGGGTTTCGAGGACGACGTCTCCTTTCAGTGCGGTGACGATCACGTGGTGGTTGGGGTGGGTGTGGGTGGGGATGGTGGCGTGCGGCGCGAGAACTTTGAGCAGGGCGCGGACTTTGGTGCCCTGGACGAGCACTCCGGGTTGGTCGAGGCGTTTGATCATCTGCGGTCTCCTGGGGAGGGTAAGGGGCGTGGGGGGGGTGGGGTGAGCCTGGGTCAGTGACCGCCGCCGCTTTGCACTTTGCCTTTGAAGATGGCGTGGTTCTCGGGACCTTCGACGTGAAGCATGGCCTTGAGGCCGAGTTCCATGCGGCTGAGCGCGTGATCGACGAAGGGGTAGTTGCCGGGGACCTGGAGTTTGAATTCGGCCATGGTGGCGCCGCCGGCGGGGACCAGGGTGGTCTGCACGTGCTTCATGGGCGCGTTCGCCATGGACGCTTCGGGGTAGACGGTGTCGAAGATCTCGCCGATCACGTGGAAGTTGCTGGCGTAATTGGGGCCGCCGACGCCGAAGAAGACGCGGACGGTCTCGCCGACCTTGGCTTTCATGGGGTATTCCTTCGTGAGGGCGTCGGTGCTGCCGTTGAAGACGAAGTACTCGGGGTCTTCGTGGAGGAGCTTGTCGACGTCGAAGCCCGCGTCGCCTTTCTCTCCGATGGCTTTCTGGGTGTACAGTTCGCCCTGCATGACGTAGAACTCGCGGTCGACTTTGGGGAGGCCGGCTTCGGGTTCGACGAGGATCAGGCCGTACATGCCGCTGGTGATGTGATGGGCGACCATCGGGGTGGCGCAGTGGTAGACGTACAGGCCGGGGTTGAGGGCTTTGAAAGTGAAGTTCGTCTGACCGCCGGGGGCGGTCTGGGTGGCGGCCGCGCCGCCGCCGGGGCCGGTGACGGCGTGGA
This is a stretch of genomic DNA from Deinococcus ficus. It encodes these proteins:
- a CDS encoding cupin domain-containing protein → MIKRLDQPGVLVQGTKVRALLKVLAPHATIPTHTHPNHHVIVTALKGDVVLETPDEHLALAPGELAWLDEITPLALRAGAAGATFTVTLARQPKTATAST
- a CDS encoding zinc ribbon domain-containing protein, with protein sequence MLAWYRHGGLADPASPLSAPSPRSRVTVPEISIDDLAGVCSAFFPGVSPSLVRGVASQVHRATSRYHGRTVPAETLQTGFQHVHVPLDAGIQATGPDRVWIDGLDTAVVADLWQLPMGLTGALVSAGQAFRHGTEREVSTMLRAASDGYRPALSDLDVTLRRYGALLGVDEPRVPGGPAVPARADHATLRRVTRPDGTPGWTVTWSVRIPHGWLPAANVADAVGVDVGLRRVLTAASGGGRWMVEGHPAIDLNLAFVSASTSALVRRSVFERQAAELDEVLKVVLAHEVVGVERTNWTRMSGRVDGRERVTRMMLTGATAVLDWVRALSPVSGSRVVEVSPTGSSCTCSACDQSGTVTEWQFTCGTCTHSDDADVNAARYMRRRALEEAGS